A window of Haloarchaeobius litoreus contains these coding sequences:
- the lysW gene encoding lysine biosynthesis protein LysW, with translation MTECVECGAELSLHADLEAGEIVDCTTCGAELEVIDTDPVTLDVAPELAEDWGE, from the coding sequence ATGACAGAATGCGTCGAATGCGGGGCAGAACTGTCCCTGCACGCGGACCTCGAAGCCGGAGAGATCGTCGACTGTACCACCTGCGGTGCCGAGCTCGAAGTGATCGACACCGACCCCGTCACACTGGACGTGGCACCCGAGCTCGCCGAGGACTGGGGTGAGTAG
- the argH gene encoding argininosuccinate lyase encodes MSGFGGDDGEFTLGGDDADGLGGSDGTAVRGDRFSGGPARGFLSSLADDERIFAADVAVDRAHVVMLAEQGVVDDDTAAKILTALNVVEVEGHATLPEGEDVHEAIETAVVDQVGPDGGKMHTARSRNDEVATCIRYRLRGDLLAAAATVCDLRAVLLEAAEEHAGTTMPGFTHLQHAQPTTVGHYLLSYESALARDTERILDAFERVNRSPLGAAAFAGTPFDVDRERTAELLGFDEVITNATDAVAARDFLVESAAALAALSTTLSGLAEDVVLFANQGYLELSDDYSSTSSIMPQKKNPDTFELVRSVAGDASGSLTGLLTTLKGLPRAYNRDLQNATPHVWATVDAVTEATEVAAGGIATATWNAETLAAEAGSNFSTATGVADLLAMAGLPFRTAHEVVATAGQLASEAGTEPDYAIIDAAAEQVLDESIAAYVEREAVETALDPAASVTMRDSPGGPAPDAVAEALADAESCLTSDQAVVEGIGDGLDDAHDELTAEVTDYV; translated from the coding sequence GCGGGAGCGACGGGACCGCGGTCCGCGGCGACCGCTTCAGCGGCGGACCCGCGCGTGGGTTCCTCTCGTCGCTCGCCGACGACGAGCGCATCTTCGCGGCCGACGTGGCCGTCGACCGCGCGCACGTCGTCATGCTCGCCGAACAGGGGGTCGTCGACGACGACACCGCGGCGAAGATCCTCACGGCGCTGAACGTCGTCGAGGTCGAGGGCCACGCGACCCTGCCCGAGGGCGAGGACGTCCACGAGGCCATCGAGACGGCCGTCGTCGACCAGGTCGGCCCCGACGGCGGGAAGATGCACACCGCCCGTTCGCGCAACGACGAGGTGGCGACGTGCATCCGCTACCGTCTGCGCGGGGACCTGCTCGCGGCGGCCGCGACGGTCTGTGACCTGCGCGCCGTGCTGCTGGAGGCTGCCGAGGAACACGCGGGGACGACGATGCCCGGCTTCACGCACCTGCAGCACGCCCAGCCGACGACGGTCGGGCACTACCTGCTGTCGTACGAGTCGGCGCTGGCACGCGACACCGAGCGCATCCTGGACGCGTTCGAGCGCGTGAACCGCTCGCCGCTCGGCGCGGCCGCGTTCGCCGGGACGCCGTTCGACGTGGACCGCGAGCGCACGGCCGAGCTGCTCGGCTTCGACGAGGTCATCACGAACGCGACCGACGCCGTCGCAGCCCGCGACTTCCTCGTGGAGTCGGCGGCCGCGCTGGCCGCGCTCTCGACCACGCTCTCGGGGCTGGCCGAGGACGTCGTCCTCTTCGCGAACCAGGGCTACCTCGAACTGTCGGACGACTACTCCTCGACCTCCTCGATCATGCCCCAGAAGAAGAACCCGGACACGTTCGAGCTCGTCCGCTCGGTCGCGGGCGACGCGTCCGGGAGCCTGACGGGGCTGCTGACGACGCTGAAGGGGCTGCCACGCGCGTACAACCGCGACCTGCAGAACGCGACGCCGCACGTCTGGGCGACGGTCGACGCCGTCACCGAGGCGACGGAGGTCGCGGCGGGCGGCATCGCCACCGCGACGTGGAACGCGGAGACGCTGGCCGCGGAGGCCGGCTCGAACTTCTCGACGGCGACCGGCGTCGCCGACCTGCTCGCGATGGCGGGCCTGCCGTTCCGCACGGCCCACGAGGTCGTCGCGACGGCCGGCCAGCTCGCGAGCGAGGCCGGCACCGAGCCCGACTACGCCATCATCGACGCGGCGGCCGAGCAGGTGCTCGACGAGTCCATCGCGGCGTACGTCGAGCGCGAGGCTGTCGAGACGGCGCTCGACCCGGCCGCGAGCGTGACGATGCGCGACTCGCCCGGCGGGCCCGCACCCGACGCGGTCGCGGAGGCACTGGCCGACGCCGAGAGCTGCCTCACCAGCGACCAGGCGGTCGTCGAGGGCATCGGTGACGGCCTCGACGATGCGCACGACGAACTCACCGCCGAGGTGACCGACTATGTCTGA
- a CDS encoding [LysW]-lysine hydrolase produces MVAIPSPSGEERAAAEHLRDFLLDHGREAWLDDVGNVRAPADDSVLLTSHVDTVPGEVPVGVETPDETGDPAPWGGDDAPPADAAVLRGRGSVDATGPLCAMAVAAVRTGVSFVGVVGEETDSRGARHLVDDREAPDAVVNGEPSGWDAVTLGYRGFLAGTYRVETEAGHSSRPEPNAIQHAMGWWNRVESAFESADDAVFESVTAKPVDVRGGVADDGLSVEATMDVQFRIPPGTAADEIRGAVEGELDAGTVDWADAIPPVLDSPRSGVGRAFRVGIRERGGSPRLLKKTGTADVNLFAGAWDCPMATYGPGDSALDHAPDERLALPEYDRAIAVLETVCDDLQ; encoded by the coding sequence ATGGTCGCCATCCCCTCGCCGTCGGGCGAGGAGCGGGCGGCCGCCGAGCACCTGCGCGACTTCCTGCTGGACCACGGCCGCGAGGCGTGGCTCGACGACGTGGGCAACGTCCGCGCGCCGGCCGACGACTCGGTGCTGCTGACCTCGCACGTCGACACCGTCCCGGGTGAGGTTCCCGTGGGTGTCGAGACGCCGGACGAGACCGGCGACCCCGCCCCCTGGGGCGGCGACGACGCACCCCCTGCGGACGCCGCCGTCCTCCGGGGACGGGGCAGCGTCGACGCGACCGGCCCGCTCTGTGCGATGGCCGTCGCGGCGGTTCGGACCGGCGTCTCCTTCGTCGGCGTCGTCGGCGAGGAGACGGACTCCCGCGGCGCGCGCCACCTGGTCGACGACCGCGAGGCACCCGACGCCGTCGTCAACGGCGAGCCCTCGGGCTGGGACGCCGTCACGCTCGGCTACCGGGGCTTCCTCGCGGGCACGTACCGCGTCGAGACCGAGGCGGGACACTCGTCGCGCCCGGAACCCAACGCCATCCAGCACGCGATGGGCTGGTGGAACCGGGTCGAGAGCGCGTTCGAGTCGGCCGACGACGCCGTCTTCGAGTCGGTGACGGCCAAGCCCGTGGACGTGCGCGGTGGCGTCGCCGACGACGGGCTGTCCGTCGAGGCGACGATGGACGTGCAGTTCCGCATCCCGCCCGGCACTGCCGCCGACGAGATACGCGGGGCGGTCGAGGGCGAACTCGACGCCGGGACGGTCGACTGGGCCGACGCCATCCCGCCCGTGCTCGACAGCCCCCGCAGCGGGGTCGGTCGAGCGTTCCGCGTCGGCATCCGAGAGCGAGGGGGCTCCCCTCGCCTCCTCAAGAAGACCGGAACGGCCGACGTGAACCTGTTCGCCGGCGCGTGGGACTGCCCGATGGCCACCTACGGCCCGGGCGACTCCGCACTCGACCACGCCCCGGACGAACGCCTCGCACTGCCCGAGTACGACCGCGCTATCGCGGTCCTCGAGACCGTCTGCGACGACCTGCAATGA
- a CDS encoding aspartate aminotransferase family protein, with amino-acid sequence MPADFVFSRKPITIEGGEDVFLYDDAGTEYLDMGASYACVPAGHGHPDIVDAAQSQLADLTFVQGSYPTSARDELYEKLSSVAPPGLDNVWLCNSGTEANEAALKFARSATDGTTFVATKRGFHGRTMGALSTTWKPKYRKPFEPLLDDVTFVDFGDSGAIREAVDDETAAVILEPVQGEGGVNPSTTEFLQAAREATDDHGAALVFDEVQTGLGRTGTFWACEAAGVTPDLVTTAKGLANGLPMGATLCADWVAEDAGPHGSTFSGGPAVSAAAAATLDTVVGEDLPGNAADVGDYLVDRLSDLPVRDVRGEGLLVGIEVGRGANRVLRDLAMKHQILALPAGRTVVRLLPPLTMTREHADEVVAALDATLEVTEA; translated from the coding sequence ATGCCCGCCGACTTCGTCTTCTCGCGCAAGCCAATCACCATCGAGGGTGGCGAGGACGTGTTCCTCTACGACGACGCGGGCACCGAGTACCTGGACATGGGCGCGAGCTACGCCTGCGTCCCCGCCGGTCACGGCCACCCGGACATCGTGGATGCGGCGCAGTCCCAGCTCGCCGATCTGACGTTCGTCCAGGGCTCGTACCCGACGAGCGCCCGCGACGAGCTGTACGAGAAGCTGTCGTCGGTCGCGCCGCCGGGGCTGGACAACGTCTGGCTCTGCAACTCCGGCACCGAGGCCAACGAGGCCGCGCTGAAGTTCGCCCGGAGCGCGACCGACGGGACCACGTTCGTCGCGACGAAGCGGGGCTTCCACGGCCGGACGATGGGCGCGCTGTCGACGACGTGGAAGCCGAAGTACCGGAAGCCGTTCGAGCCGCTGCTGGACGACGTGACGTTCGTCGACTTCGGCGACAGCGGGGCCATCCGCGAAGCCGTCGACGACGAGACGGCGGCGGTCATCCTCGAACCCGTGCAGGGCGAGGGTGGCGTCAACCCGAGCACCACGGAGTTCCTGCAGGCCGCCCGCGAGGCGACCGACGACCACGGCGCGGCGCTCGTCTTCGACGAGGTCCAGACCGGTCTCGGCCGGACGGGGACGTTCTGGGCCTGCGAGGCAGCCGGCGTCACCCCCGACCTGGTGACGACGGCGAAGGGCCTCGCCAACGGCCTGCCGATGGGCGCGACGCTCTGTGCCGACTGGGTCGCCGAGGACGCTGGCCCGCATGGCTCGACGTTCTCCGGCGGCCCGGCGGTCTCCGCGGCGGCGGCGGCGACGCTCGACACCGTCGTCGGGGAGGACCTGCCCGGCAACGCGGCCGACGTGGGCGACTACCTCGTCGACCGCCTCTCGGACCTGCCCGTGCGTGACGTGCGCGGCGAGGGCCTGCTCGTCGGTATCGAGGTCGGGCGCGGCGCGAACCGCGTCCTGCGCGACCTCGCGATGAAGCACCAGATCCTCGCGCTGCCGGCGGGCCGGACCGTCGTGCGCCTGCTCCCGCCGCTGACGATGACCCGGGAGCACGCCGACGAGGTCGTCGCCGCGCTCGACGCCACGCTGGAGGTGACCGAGGCGTGA
- a CDS encoding acetylglutamate/acetylaminoadipate kinase has translation MAVVVKVGGARAVDPAGALADVADLVESGEAVVVVHGGSTAVDDTLESLGMEPEYVETPGGVVGRFTDADTIEVFQMVLPGKLNTGLVESLQSQGVNAVGLSGVDGGLLEGPRKSAVRVLEDGKKKIRRGDHSGTIESVNVDLLETMLSGGYTPVVTVPMLGAEGDGTYTAVNADADRAAAAVAGALGADLVVLTDVSGVYADPEDESTRIDTVETAADWATLETAAEGFMTRKVLAAEEALSGGASSVVVATANADTPIQSALDGDGTTLLPSALDDEKKEVSQ, from the coding sequence ATGGCAGTTGTAGTCAAGGTCGGCGGCGCACGCGCGGTCGACCCCGCGGGCGCGCTCGCCGACGTGGCCGACCTCGTCGAGTCGGGCGAGGCTGTCGTCGTCGTCCACGGCGGCTCCACGGCTGTCGACGACACCCTCGAATCGCTCGGCATGGAGCCCGAGTACGTCGAAACGCCCGGCGGCGTCGTCGGGCGGTTCACCGACGCGGACACCATCGAGGTGTTCCAGATGGTGCTGCCCGGGAAGCTGAACACGGGGCTCGTCGAGTCGCTCCAGAGCCAGGGCGTGAATGCGGTCGGACTGTCAGGCGTCGACGGCGGGCTGCTCGAAGGACCGCGCAAGTCCGCCGTCCGCGTCCTCGAAGACGGGAAGAAGAAGATCCGCCGGGGCGACCACTCCGGCACCATCGAGTCGGTGAACGTCGACCTCCTCGAGACGATGCTCTCGGGCGGCTACACGCCGGTCGTGACCGTCCCGATGCTCGGCGCGGAGGGCGACGGCACGTACACCGCGGTCAACGCCGACGCCGACCGTGCGGCGGCCGCCGTCGCTGGCGCGCTCGGTGCTGACCTCGTCGTCCTCACCGACGTGTCGGGCGTGTACGCGGACCCCGAAGACGAGTCGACCCGCATCGACACCGTCGAGACGGCCGCGGACTGGGCGACACTCGAAACCGCGGCTGAGGGCTTCATGACCCGGAAGGTGCTCGCGGCCGAGGAGGCGCTCTCCGGCGGCGCGTCGTCGGTCGTCGTCGCCACCGCGAACGCCGACACGCCCATCCAGTCCGCGCTCGACGGCGACGGGACGACGCTGCTGCCGAGCGCGCTGGATGACGAGAAGAAGGAGGTGAGCCAGTAG
- the argC gene encoding N-acetyl-gamma-glutamyl-phosphate reductase translates to MGTTAATDADTTAETKTAGVVGGSGFAGGELLRLLDGHPNFELVQATSREYAGKSIGGVHPNLRGRELRFSEPAELEPVDVLFTATPHGVTMEHVDEYLDAADLLVDLSADFRLATEGQYDEWYDGHSAPAYLDVAEYALPELNRENLQDADIIASGGCNATATLLGLKPLADAGVLDGAHVVVDVKVGSSEGGAGGGAASSHAERSGVVRPYAPTGHRHEAEIEQWLGLSVSFTCHAVDMVRGASATCHVFPDGPVSKKELWTAYRGAYEAEPFVRLVAGGSGSYRYPEPKAVAGTNYADVGFELDPSNERIVVFSAIDNVMKGSAGQAVHAANVALGFAETAGLEFAGLHPVGSP, encoded by the coding sequence GTGGGGACCACCGCTGCGACCGACGCCGACACGACCGCGGAGACGAAGACCGCCGGCGTCGTCGGCGGCTCCGGCTTCGCCGGCGGCGAGCTCCTGCGCCTGCTCGACGGCCACCCGAACTTCGAGCTCGTGCAGGCCACGAGCCGCGAGTACGCCGGCAAGTCCATCGGCGGCGTCCACCCGAACCTGCGTGGGCGCGAACTCCGCTTCTCGGAGCCCGCCGAGCTCGAACCCGTCGACGTGCTGTTCACCGCGACGCCCCACGGCGTCACCATGGAGCACGTCGACGAGTATCTCGACGCCGCGGACCTGCTCGTCGACCTCTCGGCGGACTTCCGCCTCGCCACCGAGGGACAGTACGACGAGTGGTACGACGGCCACAGCGCACCGGCGTACCTGGACGTGGCCGAGTACGCGCTGCCCGAACTCAACCGCGAGAACCTGCAGGATGCGGACATCATCGCCTCCGGCGGCTGCAACGCGACGGCGACGCTGCTGGGGCTGAAACCGCTCGCCGATGCAGGAGTACTCGACGGCGCACACGTCGTCGTGGACGTGAAGGTCGGCAGTAGCGAGGGCGGCGCGGGCGGCGGCGCAGCATCGAGCCACGCCGAGCGCTCGGGCGTCGTCCGCCCCTACGCGCCGACGGGCCACCGCCACGAAGCCGAGATCGAGCAGTGGCTCGGGCTCTCCGTCTCGTTCACCTGCCACGCCGTCGACATGGTGCGGGGCGCGAGCGCGACCTGTCACGTGTTTCCCGACGGCCCGGTCTCGAAGAAGGAGCTCTGGACGGCCTACCGCGGCGCGTACGAGGCGGAGCCGTTCGTCCGGCTCGTCGCCGGCGGCTCCGGCTCGTACAGGTATCCGGAGCCGAAGGCCGTCGCCGGCACGAACTACGCCGACGTGGGCTTCGAGCTGGACCCCTCGAACGAGCGCATCGTCGTGTTCTCGGCCATCGACAACGTGATGAAGGGCTCGGCCGGGCAGGCGGTCCACGCCGCCAACGTCGCCCTCGGCTTCGCGGAGACCGCCGGACTCGAGTTCGCGGGGCTGCACCCCGTGGGGAGTCCGTAG
- the lysX gene encoding lysine biosynthesis protein LysX, translating into MKVGLLYSRIRRDEKLLLAELRERDHEVVKIDVRKQRFGLHEAPDSFDGLDVVLDRCMATSRSLYATQFCEAYGIPVVNAAETADICADKAKTSLALANAGVPTPETQVAFTTDAALEAIEAFGYPCVLKPVVGSWGRLMAKVESRSAAEAILEHKSTLGHYEHSVFYVQEFVGKPDRDLRVLATDGEPVAAMARSSDHWLTNAAKGAETEEFDLDDEVCELVQRASDAVGGGLLGVDLMETDEGGYTVHEVNHTVEFKALDDATAVDVPAKVVDWLESVVEPGLDTEAAEVTA; encoded by the coding sequence GTGAAGGTCGGACTGCTCTACTCGCGTATCCGCCGGGACGAGAAGCTCCTGCTCGCGGAACTGCGCGAGCGCGACCACGAGGTCGTCAAGATAGACGTGCGCAAGCAGCGGTTCGGTCTCCACGAGGCCCCCGACTCGTTCGACGGGCTCGACGTGGTGCTCGACCGGTGCATGGCGACCTCGCGGAGCCTCTACGCGACGCAGTTCTGCGAGGCGTACGGGATTCCCGTCGTCAACGCCGCCGAGACGGCCGACATCTGCGCGGACAAGGCGAAGACGAGCCTCGCGCTCGCGAACGCGGGCGTTCCCACGCCCGAGACGCAGGTCGCGTTCACCACCGACGCCGCGCTGGAGGCCATCGAGGCGTTCGGCTACCCCTGCGTCCTCAAGCCGGTCGTCGGCTCCTGGGGTCGCCTGATGGCGAAGGTCGAGTCGCGCTCGGCCGCGGAGGCCATCCTCGAGCACAAGTCGACGCTCGGGCACTACGAGCACTCGGTGTTCTACGTGCAGGAGTTCGTCGGCAAGCCCGACCGCGACCTGCGCGTGCTCGCCACCGACGGCGAGCCCGTCGCGGCGATGGCGCGCTCGTCGGACCACTGGCTCACCAACGCCGCGAAGGGCGCGGAGACGGAGGAGTTCGACCTCGACGACGAGGTCTGCGAGCTCGTCCAGCGCGCCAGCGACGCGGTCGGCGGCGGCCTGCTCGGTGTGGACCTGATGGAGACCGACGAGGGCGGCTACACCGTCCACGAGGTCAACCACACGGTCGAGTTCAAGGCGCTTGACGACGCGACCGCCGTCGACGTGCCCGCGAAGGTCGTCGACTGGCTCGAATCCGTCGTCGAGCCCGGGCTCGACACGGAGGCCGCGGAGGTGACGGCGTAG